The Bacillus sp. Bos-x628 genome segment AAATCCCTGCAAGCAAAGTACCTGCTTTCAAACCAGGAAAAGCACTTAAAGACGCAGTAGCAGGAAAATAATCGTTATGTGTAATGATCCTGATGCAGGAGTTATACATATACAGTTTCATGCTTGCACTAGAAAAGCCCCTTCCAAAAGGGGCTTTTCCTTTTAATTCAACAGGTTCGTTAAAAACGCTCTCCCTTTGCTTTTAGGATCTGAAGTGTGCTAGAATCTGAATGAAATGTAATCGCCTTTGGAGGATATAATACATGAGTAAAATAAATAAAGAACTAATAGAACGCGCTGTTCGCGATATATTAAAAGCAATCGGAGAGAATCCAGATCGTGAAGGACTTCTTGATACACCGAAACGAGTCGCAAAAATGTATGAGGAAGTGTTCTCTGGTTTAAATGAAGATCCAAAAGAACATTTCAAAACCATTTTTGGTGAAGATCATGAAGAACTTGTCCTTGTAAAAGATATTGCATTCCATTCTATGTGTGAACACCATCTTGTACCTTTCTACGGTAAAGCCCATGTCGCTTATATACCGCGTGGTGGAAAAGTAACAGGACTTAGCAAGCTGGCAAGAGCAGTAGAAGCGGTTGCAAAGCGCCCACAGCTTCAGGAACGCATTACATCAACCATTGCAGATAGTATGGTGGAAACATTAAATCCGCATGGCGTCATGATTGTGGTTGAAGCAGAGCATATGTGCATGACGATGCGCGGAGTGAAAAAACCAGGTGCTAAAACAGTGACGTCGGCAGTGCGAGGGACATTTGCAAATAGTGCGGCGGCAAGAGCAGAAGTGCTTTCCTTAATTAAAAACGACTAAGTATATGGATGGAAGGTGAAGAAGTTGAGTGAAAATAAATCATCTGATTTTGTGGTGATTAAAGCCATTGATAATGGCGTGAACGTCATCGGCTTAACAAGAGGCTCTGATACAAGATTTCACCATTCCGAAAAACTCGATAAAGGTGAAGTCATTATCGCACAATTCACTGAGCATACGTCAGCGATAAAAGTAAGAGGCGATGCGGTTATTCAAACGAGCTTCGGCGAAATTCAAAGTGAAGCAAAGAAATAAAAGCATAAGAGTGCACTTGAATAGCATAAAAGTGAATATTGATATGGTATAATAAATCTCTATACACAATGTGCAAAACTACATATGAAACTGTAATTCTGGGGACAAGGGTGATATCTTTGC includes the following:
- the folE gene encoding GTP cyclohydrolase I FolE, with amino-acid sequence MSKINKELIERAVRDILKAIGENPDREGLLDTPKRVAKMYEEVFSGLNEDPKEHFKTIFGEDHEELVLVKDIAFHSMCEHHLVPFYGKAHVAYIPRGGKVTGLSKLARAVEAVAKRPQLQERITSTIADSMVETLNPHGVMIVVEAEHMCMTMRGVKKPGAKTVTSAVRGTFANSAAARAEVLSLIKND
- the mtrB gene encoding trp RNA-binding attenuation protein MtrB; translation: MSENKSSDFVVIKAIDNGVNVIGLTRGSDTRFHHSEKLDKGEVIIAQFTEHTSAIKVRGDAVIQTSFGEIQSEAKK